Proteins from a genomic interval of Rhizoctonia solani chromosome 12, complete sequence:
- a CDS encoding carbohydrate esterase family 10 protein produces MVLEYSRIPAQHDAVTRRHLVALAFCDRQMQFGHHHNPSGVSYVGVRNTTSKQDIFYGIPYAQPPVGPLRFKPPQAWAPASNHTLVNATANRPVCIQSTPIDDSPVSEDCLYLSVWKPNNITMKLPVMVWIYGGGFLNGSTLWYPGEAILNTAFQLGKPVIYVAMNYRLGIYGFPPGKQSEAAGALNLGLKDQRLALEWVKKNIGLFGGDADRVMIFGESAGAMSVAYQMMYKDGKHGGVFRTALMESGAPSTYAALPASYPPRQTAYNFIANATGCAPNNFECLRKANSDTLKEANYNLFKLPPDLRSPDPYPSAIGPTLSPGDPFLTRSPKETIRRGNFTQIPFVCGTNLDEGTIFTTNPETTEDVVAFLTAQLPGLTFGITNKTAVNQLLKYYPAHPSAGSPYNTGNNTFGKASQYKRAASIIGDLVFDAPRRDFLQVATKLGVSAWSYQWAQAGLDLPEFGAAHSFDLAFVFQQRWEGMTQSLIDLSVAMIDYWITLAYKLDPGATANPNRAAWPKYGTVGKSLKLEAGI; encoded by the exons ATGGTCTTGGAGTACTCGCGGATCCCAGCTCAACATGATGCAGTTACTAGGCGTCACCTTGTTGCTCTGGCTTTCTGTGATCGCCAAATGCAGTTCGGTCACCATCACaatccctctggggtatcaTATGTTGGAGTTCGAAATACGACCAGCAAGCAAGACATCTTCTATGGCATTCCATATGCCCAACCGCCGGTCGGTCCATTGCGGTTTAAACCACCCCAAGCTTGGGCCCCAGCTAGCAATCATACCCTCGTTAACGCAACCGCCAACCGACCTGTTTGTATCCAGAGCACTCCAATCGATGACTCTCCCGTCTCAGAGGATTGTCTTTATCTGAGCGTAT GGAAACCAAACAACATTACCATGAAGCTACCGGTCATGGTCTGGATAT ACGGGGGCGGCTTCCTCAACGGATCAACACTATGGTATCCAGGAGAAGCAATATTAAATACTGCGTTCCAGCTA GGCAAACCTGTTATTTATGTGGCCATGAACTACCGTCTTGGCATTTACGGAT TTCCACCGGGTAAACAATCCGAGGCTGCCGGCGCGCTCAATCTAGGTCTCAAAGACCAGCGTTTGGCCCTGGAATGGGTTAAGAAGAACATTGGCCTATTTGGCGGGGATGCCGATAGG GTAATGATATTTGGTGAATCAGCCGGCGCCATGAGCGTAGCGTATCAAATGATGTACAAGGATGGAAAGCACGGTGGCGTATTCCGAACGGCCTTGATGGAAAGTGGTGCTCCTTCCAC ATACGCCGCTCTGCCTGCCTCGTACCCACCCCGACAAACTGCTTACAATTTTATCGCCAATGCTACTGGGTGTGCTCCGAATAATTTCGAATGCTTACGAAAAGCAAATTCGGATACGTTAAAAGAAGCGAATTACAATCTGTTCAAG CTCCCACCGGACCTTCGGTCCCCCGATCCATACCCGTCTGCTATCGGCCCCACTCTCTCACCAGGAGATCCTTTTCTAACGCGCTCACCTAAAGAAACAATCCGAAGAGGAAATTTTACCCAAATTCCTTTTGTATGCGGTA CAAACCTGGATGAGGGCACCATTTTCACTACAAATCCAGAAACTACGGAAGATGTGGTGGCATTCCTGACGGCTCAGCTGCCCGGTCTTACTTTTGGTATCACTAATAAGACAGCAGTAAACCAACTCTTGAAGTACTACCCTGCTCACCCAAGCGCCGGGTCACCTTATAATACTGGCAACAATACATTCGGCAAAGCTTCCCAGTATAAAAGGGCCGCGAGCATAATCGGTGATCTGGTTTTTGAT GCACCTCGAAGGGATTTCTTACAGGTTGCAACCAAGCTTGGTGTTTCGGCATG GTCATACCAATGGGCTCAAGCTGGCCTGGATTTACCTGAATTCGGCGCCGCTCACTCTTTTGACCTTGCCTTCGTCTTTCAACAGCGTTGGGAAGGAATGACTCAGTCTCTCATTGACCTGAGCGTTGCTATGATCGATTATTG GATTACCCTCGCATACAAACTTGACCCCGGTGCAACCGCAAATCCAAACC GTGCTGCTTGGCCGAAATACGGCACTGTGGGAAAGTCGCTGAAACTTGAAGCGGGAATATAA